From a region of the Fischerella sp. JS2 genome:
- a CDS encoding amino acid adenylation domain-containing protein — protein sequence MNKKSSNLSPAKKALLEKWKGGKFRADTIPKRNNSNNIPLSFCQQRLWFIDQLYHGSSFYNIPSAFHLKGLLNITALQQSLNEILRRHEVWRTNFVLVNEQPVQQIASELIWELPIINLEHLSGENWEGEIKKFAAQEAKKPFNLAKGPLVRATLLRLGEEEHVFLLTMHHIITDGWSVGVFMQELATLYVAFSTSQPSPLSELPIQYADFAVWQRDRLQGELLQTQLNYWKQQLSGELPVLQLPTDRPRPAVSTFTGAKQYFTLSKTLTDALNQLSQQEDVTLFMTLLAAFNTLLYHYTDQEDILVGSPIANRNRAELEGMLGLFVNTLVLRNNLSGDPSFREFLHRVREVTLNAYTHQDLPFEKLVEELQPERDLSRNPLYEVMFVLQNTPMSIQEVSGLTLRSLEFDSGTAQLDIFLSMSESQEVLTGFLEYNTDLFDSATITRFINHFQALLESIVADQQQRISQLSLLTAKEREQLLFEWNQTSADYPRDRSLHELFEQQVERSPNALAIINQSEQLTYEQLNQQVNQLAHYLRKQGVTKETLVAICLDDLEMVVGILAILKAGGAYIPLDPSYPIERLSFMLSDSQASLVISHSSLANGFRQMTFDQEQVRLIYLDNEWEIINQESQENPVSISSGDHLAYIIYTSGSTGTPKGVLGTHRGTVNGLYWLWKTYPFTQEEVCCQKTAISFVDSVWEIFAPLLRGIPTVIIPDAIVKDPQLFIETLAYHKVTRIVLVPSLLRLLLDTYSHLTKNLSHLKLWITSGEALSVNLAETFRELLPEAKLINLYGSSEVSANVTYCDLSLLPDQLTTIPIGRPIDNTLVYVLSSRLQPTPVGVVGELYIGGDGLAKGYLHCPELTQERFIDNPFVPGTKLYKTGDLVRYLNDGNLEYFGRRDRQVKIRGFRVELGEIEAAIAKHPSVRESVVIAQDHNPKDQRFIAYVVTKQDIDIPQLSNYLQEKLPNYMIPSAFVILDAIPLTPNGKVDKLALPTDDVIRPQAIASFVAPRNFTELTLVKIWENLLNTSPIGATDNFFDLGGHSFLAVRLMAQIYDQFGHNLPLSTLFENPTIEKLAVIVNQPFYENSGSHLVAIQSSGDKIPFFCMHGAGGGIRNYFNLSRRLGEDYPFYALEDNPDQDEPEIISVEETATRYLGEIRQVQPHGPYLLGGFCYGGVLAFEMAQQLQRQGQTVGLLVVIDAILPKTAVKPGEDDDAKFLLRMAESIKTNNNIDFSVAFEELRGLPLNEQLHLVNKKANFIFSDTEIKDFLGYYKLFKSHVQAMRDYVPQVYPHSLTLFRANEEIVHDFESAEFNTNDPWLGWGKYSRQPIQVIEVPGDHFSMFVEPHIQELAKQLRICIDHALSNITH from the coding sequence ATGAATAAAAAATCTTCTAATTTATCACCTGCCAAAAAAGCTCTTCTGGAAAAATGGAAGGGAGGCAAATTTCGGGCTGATACTATCCCTAAACGTAACAATTCTAATAACATTCCTTTGTCTTTCTGCCAACAAAGGCTATGGTTTATTGACCAGCTTTATCACGGAAGTTCTTTCTATAATATTCCTAGTGCATTTCATTTAAAAGGACTACTTAATATTACGGCACTCCAGCAAAGTCTGAATGAAATTCTCAGGCGTCATGAAGTTTGGCGTACAAATTTTGTGCTTGTAAATGAACAGCCTGTTCAGCAAATTGCATCGGAATTAATTTGGGAGTTACCCATCATCAACCTGGAGCATTTGTCTGGTGAAAATTGGGAAGGAGAGATTAAAAAATTTGCAGCACAGGAAGCAAAAAAACCTTTTAATTTAGCTAAGGGGCCTCTTGTCAGAGCAACTTTATTGCGTTTGGGTGAAGAAGAACACGTTTTCCTTTTGACTATGCATCACATTATTACGGATGGATGGTCTGTTGGTGTGTTTATGCAAGAATTGGCAACTCTTTATGTAGCTTTCTCTACAAGCCAGCCTTCACCCTTAAGCGAACTCCCCATCCAGTATGCAGACTTCGCTGTTTGGCAACGCGATCGCTTACAAGGTGAGTTGCTTCAAACTCAACTCAATTACTGGAAGCAACAACTGAGTGGTGAATTACCCGTACTACAGTTACCTACAGATCGTCCACGTCCTGCTGTTAGTACTTTTACTGGTGCTAAGCAGTACTTTACGTTATCCAAAACCCTGACAGATGCACTGAATCAATTGAGCCAGCAAGAAGATGTGACTTTATTCATGACTCTGCTGGCAGCATTTAATACACTGCTCTACCATTACACAGACCAAGAGGACATTTTAGTTGGTTCTCCCATTGCCAACCGAAACCGAGCGGAACTAGAAGGGATGTTGGGTTTGTTTGTTAATACGTTGGTGTTGCGTAATAATCTCAGTGGCGATCCCAGCTTCCGCGAATTTCTCCATCGCGTGCGTGAGGTGACTCTCAATGCTTATACACATCAAGATTTACCTTTCGAGAAGTTGGTAGAGGAATTGCAACCGGAGCGAGATTTAAGCCGGAATCCACTGTATGAAGTCATGTTTGTCCTGCAAAATACGCCAATGTCGATCCAGGAAGTTTCTGGGTTAACCTTGCGTAGTTTGGAGTTCGATAGCGGTACAGCACAGTTGGATATTTTTCTGTCGATGTCCGAATCTCAAGAGGTATTGACGGGATTTTTGGAGTACAATACAGACCTATTTGATTCAGCAACGATAACTCGATTCATCAACCATTTTCAAGCTTTATTAGAAAGTATTGTTGCCGACCAACAGCAGCGCATTTCACAATTATCACTACTGACTGCCAAAGAGCGAGAGCAACTTTTATTTGAGTGGAATCAAACTAGTGCAGATTATCCCCGAGATAGGTCTCTCCATGAATTGTTTGAGCAGCAAGTTGAGCGATCGCCTAATGCCTTAGCCATAATTAATCAGTCAGAACAGCTTACCTATGAGCAACTCAATCAGCAGGTCAATCAGCTTGCTCATTATTTACGCAAACAAGGTGTCACAAAAGAAACGCTCGTTGCCATTTGTCTAGATGACCTAGAAATGGTTGTGGGAATTTTAGCTATCCTCAAAGCTGGCGGTGCATACATTCCCCTTGATCCAAGTTATCCTATCGAGCGTTTGAGCTTTATGCTCTCTGATTCTCAAGCGTCATTGGTAATTAGTCATTCGTCATTGGCTAATGGCTTTAGACAAATGACTTTTGACCAAGAACAGGTGAGGCTCATCTACCTAGACAATGAATGGGAAATTATTAACCAAGAGAGTCAGGAGAACCCAGTTAGCATTTCTTCAGGTGATCATCTCGCCTATATTATCTACACTTCTGGCTCTACTGGAACTCCTAAAGGTGTGCTGGGAACTCATCGCGGTACAGTGAATGGCTTGTACTGGTTATGGAAAACCTATCCTTTTACACAAGAGGAGGTTTGTTGTCAGAAAACAGCTATAAGCTTTGTAGACTCAGTGTGGGAGATTTTTGCTCCCTTACTCCGGGGAATTCCGACTGTAATTATCCCGGATGCAATTGTCAAAGACCCACAACTGTTTATAGAAACTCTGGCATACCATAAAGTTACGCGTATTGTACTTGTCCCTTCACTGCTACGCTTACTATTAGATACTTACAGCCATCTCACTAAGAATTTATCGCATCTCAAACTCTGGATCACAAGTGGAGAGGCGTTGTCTGTTAACTTAGCCGAAACTTTCCGAGAATTGCTGCCTGAAGCAAAACTGATCAACCTTTACGGCTCATCGGAAGTTTCTGCCAACGTCACTTACTGTGATCTGAGTTTGTTACCAGATCAACTAACCACGATTCCCATCGGTCGTCCCATTGACAATACTCTCGTCTATGTGTTGAGTAGCCGTTTGCAACCAACTCCTGTAGGAGTTGTGGGTGAACTCTATATTGGTGGTGATGGATTGGCAAAAGGCTATCTGCATTGTCCGGAGTTAACTCAAGAAAGATTTATTGATAACCCCTTTGTCCCAGGAACCAAACTTTATAAAACTGGGGACTTGGTACGTTATCTCAACGATGGCAATCTTGAGTATTTTGGTCGTCGCGATCGCCAGGTAAAAATTCGAGGTTTCCGGGTTGAATTAGGAGAAATTGAAGCAGCGATCGCCAAACATCCATCTGTGCGGGAGTCTGTTGTCATCGCCCAGGATCATAATCCAAAAGATCAGCGTTTCATAGCTTATGTAGTTACCAAGCAAGATATTGACATACCACAACTGAGCAACTATTTACAAGAAAAGTTGCCCAATTATATGATTCCGTCTGCCTTTGTCATTTTGGATGCAATACCGTTAACACCGAATGGCAAAGTAGACAAGCTAGCCCTTCCTACAGACGATGTTATCCGACCTCAGGCGATCGCATCCTTTGTTGCTCCTCGGAATTTTACGGAATTGACTTTGGTGAAAATTTGGGAAAATCTCCTGAATACTAGTCCGATTGGAGCCACAGATAACTTCTTTGATTTGGGTGGTCACTCATTTTTAGCTGTGCGACTAATGGCTCAAATTTATGATCAATTTGGTCACAATCTTCCCCTGTCTACTCTTTTTGAAAATCCCACAATTGAAAAACTAGCTGTAATTGTTAATCAGCCATTCTATGAGAACTCCGGTTCTCACTTAGTAGCAATCCAGTCTTCTGGTGACAAGATTCCTTTCTTCTGTATGCATGGCGCTGGTGGAGGTATTCGTAACTACTTTAATTTGTCCAGAAGACTTGGTGAGGACTATCCATTTTATGCCTTGGAAGATAACCCTGACCAAGACGAACCTGAAATTATTTCAGTAGAGGAGACAGCAACTCGCTACCTCGGAGAAATTCGTCAGGTACAACCCCATGGCCCTTATCTTTTAGGAGGCTTTTGTTACGGTGGTGTGCTTGCCTTTGAAATGGCACAACAATTGCAAAGGCAGGGTCAAACAGTAGGTTTGCTAGTTGTAATCGACGCTATATTACCAAAAACTGCGGTGAAACCTGGGGAGGATGACGATGCAAAATTCTTACTCCGCATGGCTGAATCGATCAAAACAAACAATAATATAGACTTTTCAGTTGCTTTTGAGGAACTTCGAGGTTTACCACTGAATGAGCAACTTCATTTAGTAAATAAAAAAGCAAACTTCATTTTTAGCGACACAGAGATTAAGGATTTCCTTGGCTATTACAAGCTTTTCAAATCTCATGTTCAAGCCATGCGAGATTATGTTCCGCAGGTTTATCCTCACTCGTTGACTTTATTTCGAGCTAACGAGGAAATTGTGCATGACTTTGAAAGTGCAGAATTTAATACTAATGATCCTTGGCTAGGTTGGGGTAAATATTCTCGCCAACCTATACAGGTGATTGAAGTTCCAGGGGATCATTTCTCGATGTTCGTTGAACCTCATATTCAGGAATTAGCCAAACAGTTAAGAATTTGCATTGATCATGCTTTGTCTAATATTACTCATTAA